Sequence from the Leptospira dzoumogneensis genome:
ACAAGGGATCCTTTTACTCGGAATTTTACTCCTTTGATGATCGCGGCGAGAGAAGGTGAAGTAGAGATCGCAGAATTTTTAGTTCGGAACGGCGCGGATATCAACGCCAAAACTAGGGACGGTCACACTGCACTCATGATGGCTGTTTATAATCGGAACCTGGATATAGTTAAACTTCTTCTGAAGAATGGTGCGAATGTTCATATCAAAAGTAAACAAGGTCACACTGCGTTTTCGGAAGCTAGTTTAGAAGAATCCATTCAGATCAAGGAACTACTTCTTCCGTATGAGATCGGTCCAAAAAGATGAAATCAGCATTTCAGATCGTTCTGGTTCTTTTATTTCTTGAATCTTGTATGAATGATGATCGCTGCACTGGGGATTGTGATAAAAATTTTTCTATGTGCCTTCTAGTGGCAAGTAATGAAAATTCTTTGGGGATTGCGGTCGTCTGCCAAATGATGTGTGATACTTGTAAATCCAATTGTCATACTGTGACTTCTTCTTCCGGAAGGACAACCAGCACTTCAAGAGGAGGTTCCTCCGGAGGCGGCGGTGGGGGAGGAGGCTCAGGGGGAGATGGAGGCGGTGGCGGCCATGGTGGTGGAGGCCACGGCGGCAGCGAGATCATAGTCTTCTAAAATATTTTCAAAATATTCTAAACAAAAAAAGAAACCGAGTTTTCTCGGTTTCCAATTTATGAGCTATTATGAAAAACTTATATAGATCTACTTTGCAAATCCTATCTCGGAGCCAACGGGGGTTTTTTCGTAATCTTCCTTCTTCCCTGCTACCTCATCAAAATAAGTTTCGTAATTCGGGAAATTTGTTCCCATAATCCTGTCCCAGAAATTGAAATAGAGGCTATAGTTTCCATGAAACTTTTGGTGATGAAGGT
This genomic interval carries:
- a CDS encoding ankyrin repeat domain-containing protein, encoding MDLFTSKLRFVLFYVSSCLLLFGIFLTSCISPQFAMGGGGMSPYPSDFVYKGDLFGLQNCLRAGYSVDTRDPFTRNFTPLMIAAREGEVEIAEFLVRNGADINAKTRDGHTALMMAVYNRNLDIVKLLLKNGANVHIKSKQGHTAFSEASLEESIQIKELLLPYEIGPKR